The Polypterus senegalus isolate Bchr_013 chromosome 1, ASM1683550v1, whole genome shotgun sequence genome includes a window with the following:
- the scamp3 gene encoding secretory carrier-associated membrane protein 3 codes for MSQYTQFPDPDATNPFQDPAVIQHTANTGYATLDLYNPFDNNQGPPPPYEQSSQKPPLAVQTTAQPTAPPQPKKSTPTEPRNYGTQGPVNAATADLLRKQEELERKAAELDRREKELQNASLGKDTTRRNNWPPLPSFCPIQPCMYQDINVEIRQDLQKTVSTMYYFWMFSACVLLFNFIANLAHFCVLTSSGVDLGLSILWILLFTPCSFLCWFRPVYKAFRSDSSFNFFVFFFIFFVQVVLYVLQAIGIPGWGFSGWIASLSALKLNTAVAIIMLITAVMFTGQAVLGVVMLKKIHSIYRQSGASFQKAQAEFASGVLSNEAVRTAAANAAANAATGAAQGAFQAK; via the exons ATGTCTCAGTACACACAGTTTCCTGATCCGGACGCAACCAATCCATTTCAG gACCCTGCAGTCATTCAGCACACTGCCAACACAGGTTATGCTACTCTTGATCTGTACAATCCTTTTGACAACAATCAAGGG CCTCCTCCTCCATATGAACAGTCTAGTCAAAAGCCTCCTCTTGCGGTACAAACAACAGCTCAGCCTACTGCTCCTCCACAGCCTAAGAAAAGCACTCCAACAGAACCTCGAAACTATGGCACCCAG GGTCCAGTTAATGCTGCTACTGCAGACTTACTACGCAAGCAGGAAGAACTGGAGCGAAAGGCGGCAGAGCTGGACAGGAGAGAAAAGGAGCTGCAGAATGCAAGTTTGGGGAAAGACACTA CACGAAGAAACAACTGGCCTCCACTTCCTAGTTTCTGCCCCATCCAGCCTTGCATGTACCAGGATATTAATGTAGAAATCAGACAGGACCTTCAGAAGACTGTTTCTACCATGTATTATTTTTGGATGT tttcTGCCTGTGTGCTGCTGTTTAACTTCATTGCCAACCTTGCTCACTTCTGTGTCTTGACTTCTTCTGGAGTTGATCTGGGACTGTCGATTCTCTGGATTTTGTTATTCACACCCTGTTCATTTCTCTGCTGGTTCCGGCCTGTGTACAAAGCTTTCAG GAGTGATAGTTCCTtcaatttctttgtatttttcttcatcttctttgtgCAAGTTGTCCTGTATGTCCTACAAGCAATTGGCATTCCAGGGTGGGGTTTCAG TGGCTGGATTGCAAGTCTTTCTGCCTTGAAACTTAATACAGCTGTTGCAATTATAATGCTTATTACAGCAGTCATGTTCACGGGGCAAGCTGTCCTCGGTGTTGTTATGCTTAAGAAA ATTCACTCAATTTATCGCCAGTCTGGTGCCAGCTTTCAGAAAGCTCAAGCGGAATTTGCTTCTGGTGTTTTATCCAATGAA